GCCTGTCGGGCCGCGCCTTCATTCCGCTGCTCTCCAGCTTCGCCTGCGCAGTGCCCGGGATCATGGCGACGCGGACGATCGACGATCCCAAGGATCGCCTGACCACCATCCTGATCGCACCGCTCACCACCTGTTCGGCGCGACTGCCGGTCTACACGCTGATCATCGGTTCGTGCATCCCGGCCAGGCATGTGCTGCCCTATGTCGGGTTGCAGGGCCTCGTGCTGTTCGGGCTGTTCATCATGGGGATCGTGTGCGCGCTGCTGGCGGCGCTGATCCTGCGCAAGACCGTCACCAAGGGGCCGAGCCAGGGCTTCATGATGGAAATGCCCAAATATCAGATGCCGAGCGTCCGCGACGTCGGGCTCGGCCTGTGGACGCGCTGCCTGATCTTCCTCAAGCGCGCCGGCACGATCATCCTGCTGTCCAACGTGATCCTGTGGGTATTGTCCTCTTACCCCGTGGCGCCGGCCGGGCAGAAGCAGACCGAATATTCGATCGCGGGCCGTATCGCCTCGGTGATCGAGGTCGTGGTCAAGCCGATCGGGTTCAACCATAATATCGCGCTGGCGCTGCCGCCGGCGATGGCGGCGCGCGAGGTCGCGGTGTCGGCGCTCGCCACCACCTATGCGATCGACGCCGGCGACGACACCGAGGCGGCCAGCGAGGCGGTCGGGCCCAAGATCGCCAGGGACTGGACGCTGCCCACCGCGCTCGCCTTCCTGATGTGGTTCGTGTTCGCGCCGCAATGCTTATCCACAATCGCGGTGACACGACGGGAAACGAACGGGTGGAAATGGCCGGCGTTCATGGTTAGCTACCTTTTCGTGCTGGCCTATGTCGCGGCGGGAGCGACCTTCTGGATCGCGACCTGGGCTGGACTCTAGATTCGGAGAGAATTCATGGCCGGCGTCAACAAAGTCATCCTCGTCGGCAATCTCGGGCAGGATCCGCAGTCGCGCAGCTTCCAGAATGGCGGCAAGGTCGTCGAGCTGCGCATCGCCACCAGCGAGACCTGGAAGGATCGCGCCACCGGCGAGCGCAAGGAAAAGACCGAGTGGCACACGGTCAAGATCTTCAACGAAGGCCTGGCCAACACCGCCGAGCGCTTCCTCAAGAAGGGCTCCAAGGTCTATATCGAAGGCGCGCTCCAGACCCGCAAATGGCAGGATAATGCCGGCGCCGACCGCTATTCCACCGAGATCGTGCTGCAGGGCTTCAACGGCTCGATGGTGATGCTCGATGGCCCCGGCGGCGGCCAGGGCGGTGGCCGTTCTTCTGGTGGAGACGAATGGGGTTCGTCGGGCGGCGATTTCGGCGGTGGCGGCGGATCGAGCTTCGGCGGTGGTAACAGCGGCGGCGGCTTCGGTGGCGGCCAGCGTTCGGGCGGTGCCTCCGGCGGCTCGCGCCCGGCCGGCGGCGCCTTCGACAGCGATCTGGACGACGACGTTCCCTTCTGAGTGCGCTCAGGCCGCGCGGCGGCGCGCGATCGTGACGTCGATATTGCGAAGCATATCCTCGATCGACGGCATGTCGTGCGCCGCCGGTGCGTGAGTGGGTGCCTTGCGCATCCGGCGGGCGATGACGGTGAAGCTGTCGGTCTGGCGGGCCATGGCAATCCTTTCGGGGCAGGCCTGTTCGCTAGAGTCGCGTGGTTAACGGACTCTTGACGCCATTTCGCAAAGCTGTGGACGAATATCCGTGCCGGGCAGGGGCTTCGGCACGGACAGAGCGGGGCTCAGCCCTTCGTCAGCCCCTTGAGTGCGGCGAACGGGCTGGTCTCGGCGCGCAGCCGCTCGGCCTCCTCCTCGGCGATCACGCCGGCGGCGTGCAGCCGCTGATCGGCATCGGCGACGCGGGGGAAGGGATCGAGGGCGAGGCTGAAGCCCTGCGCCACCGCCTCGCCGAGATCGATCGCGCCGCCTTCATAGGGCAGCACGTCGAGATCGCCGGCGTCCAGTTCCAGTTCCTCGTCCGCTGCCTCGCCCTCGGGATCGAAGCGCAGCGAGAAATGCTCGTCTACCCGGGCCTTGATCGGGTCGCCGGTGGCGACGCAGCTCTGCACCGCACGGCCGGACAGCTTGCCCTCCGCCCGGATCCGGGTGCCGTCGCGGCGGATCGTCGCATCCGCCGACAGGCTGTCGATCGAGACCAGCCCGAAGCGGGTCGCCAGCGCCGCCCGCTCGGCGGCATCGGCCTCGATATGCACGCCGCGCGGCTCCTCGCCGATCGTGTCGATCCGATAGGGGCGGCTGAATTCGGGGGTGCCGTTCACAGGGTTTCTCCAGATAGGGGCGCGCCTGCCACCAGCGTGGCCAGGTCGCGTTGCTCCAGCGCCGCGGCGAAGGCGCGTAGCCCGGCCTCGACATGCGCCTTCGCGGTTTCGGGCACGTCTGCGCCACGGTGGATATTGCGTTCGATCGCGCCGCCGAGGTCGCCGTCCGCGGTCAGGGCGTCGCGATAGGCGCTCAGGCGGCCGCCGAGCTGGCTCATCATGCGGCCGACATGCTTGCCGACCACGAGATCGCCGATGCCATGCTGGCGCAGCTGGCCGTCCATGTCGCTGATGAAGAGTTCGGTGAGCCTGGCGGCCGGTTCGCGGGCCGCATCGCCGAGCGCCTCGAGCCGTAGCAGGACCAGTGCCAACAGGCTGGAGACCATGTCGAAACGGCCGTCCAGCGTATCGGGCACGCGCCCGTCGAGATACCAGTGGGGCAGGCGCGCGGCGGCAACGATGGCGTTGTACAGCGGCATCATCGGGGCGGCATCGCCCCGTCCGCCCCATATCCGTTTGAGTAGAGCCACCAACCTGCCTGCATCCTGCGCACGAGCCGCCTTGTGCGGCGCCCCGGCACCGCATATTGAGCGGCTGAGCAGCCGATGCAATGCCGCTCGGGTTGGGTTTGGCCGGATCGGGCACCGGCGACGTGAGGAGAAGCGAATGACGGCCAGCATGCGTGGCGCCACCAAGGCCGCCGTAGCGGGCATGGCGCTGGCCGCAAGCCTCTCGGGCTGCGCCGAAGTGCGCAACCATCAGGGCTATGTCGTCGATCGCACGCTGGTCGCGTCGGTGGAGCCGGGCGTCGACAATCGCGATTCGGTGCAGGCCACGCTGGGCGATCCGAGCTTCGCCAGCCAGTTTGATGACGGCACCTGGTATTATGTGTCGCGCTCGACCAAGCAATTCTCGTTCGGTACGCCCAAGCCGGTCAGCCAGCTGACCCTCGCCGTGCATTTCGACAAGGCCGGCCTCGTCACCGGCATCGATCGCAGCGGGCTTGAGCTTGCGTCGCACATCCATCCGGTCGGCGACAAGACGCCGACGTTGGGCCGCACGCGCAGCCTGTTCCAGGAGCTGTTCGGCAATATCGGTGCGGTCGGTTCG
This genomic window from Sphingomonas abietis contains:
- the ssb gene encoding single-stranded DNA-binding protein — encoded protein: MAGVNKVILVGNLGQDPQSRSFQNGGKVVELRIATSETWKDRATGERKEKTEWHTVKIFNEGLANTAERFLKKGSKVYIEGALQTRKWQDNAGADRYSTEIVLQGFNGSMVMLDGPGGGQGGGRSSGGDEWGSSGGDFGGGGGSSFGGGNSGGGFGGGQRSGGASGGSRPAGGAFDSDLDDDVPF
- a CDS encoding YceD family protein gives rise to the protein MNGTPEFSRPYRIDTIGEEPRGVHIEADAAERAALATRFGLVSIDSLSADATIRRDGTRIRAEGKLSGRAVQSCVATGDPIKARVDEHFSLRFDPEGEAADEELELDAGDLDVLPYEGGAIDLGEAVAQGFSLALDPFPRVADADQRLHAAGVIAEEEAERLRAETSPFAALKGLTKG
- a CDS encoding ubiquinol-cytochrome C chaperone family protein produces the protein MMPLYNAIVAAARLPHWYLDGRVPDTLDGRFDMVSSLLALVLLRLEALGDAAREPAARLTELFISDMDGQLRQHGIGDLVVGKHVGRMMSQLGGRLSAYRDALTADGDLGGAIERNIHRGADVPETAKAHVEAGLRAFAAALEQRDLATLVAGAPLSGETL
- a CDS encoding outer membrane protein assembly factor BamE yields the protein MTASMRGATKAAVAGMALAASLSGCAEVRNHQGYVVDRTLVASVEPGVDNRDSVQATLGDPSFASQFDDGTWYYVSRSTKQFSFGTPKPVSQLTLAVHFDKAGLVTGIDRSGLELASHIHPVGDKTPTLGRTRSLFQELFGNIGAVGSAGMNAPTTDNPTGGGTNAP